GGAGCTGTTATGTTTTTCTGGTGGTTTATGCTAATCAATGGATTGCTTATACCAGGCATTATGATTTTGTTTGGATGGCTTTTGTGGAAACATGGTCCAAAGGACATTAATTCTTTCTATGGATATAGGACTAAACGTTCTAGGAAAAATGTAGAGTCTTGGCAGTTTGCTCAAGAGTATTTTGGGCGATTGTGGTTTAAGCTTGGATTGATTTTGTTGCCAGCGTCTGTAATAGCTTATATTCCATTTATACATAGCAGCCAAGATGTACTTGGAACAGCAGGACTTATTATTATGGTTGTACAGATGGCTATAATACTTTGGCCAATCATACCTACAGAAATCAATTTGAAAAAGAATTTCTAGAGGAGAGGTTATTTTTATGTTTAAAAACATGGCATATTGCCTATCACTAGGCTTCCTTTCGATATTCCTTAGGTGTCTTTCCAGTCTGTTTTTTGAAAGCAGTTTGAAACCAGCTTTGTGATGAAAACGATAATATTTCTGAAATTGATGATAGTGATAGATCTGTGAAGCGAAGTAGAGCCTCTGCCTCGTGTATTTTTTCTTTAACAATAAAACTCTTTAGTGTCATGCCTGTTTCGGATTTAAATTTTCTGGATAAATGTTCTTCTGATAAATTCACTAATTCAGCAAGTTTCTTGACAGTTATCTGTTCTCTAAAATGATTTTGAACATATATTATTATAGTTCGAATATCACGACTTGTGTTGCCAGGTATATTAACATCTCTGACCAACCTTGCATAGGCAGCGGGAATGAACATTCTTGCTGATAATTGAATTAGGGACTCAACATCAGGCGAGGACTCTATCTGGTCACTAAAAGCCCTTCCTAAAGAGTCAGTAGAACGTAATGGCACGCCTGCAGATAGAGCTGCACGTTGGCTGAGAGAGTTCAAAACAATGAGTGAATTTTTAGCATATCGTAGACTTAATCTATTCATCGATTCCATAAATTGCTCTGGAATAACAAGGTTCTCAAGATTTTCAACCATGCCATGAGAAATATAAAATAGAATTCTGTCCTGAATATCTGTGTCAGTGTAGTCATGATCGTCAAAAGTAATCTCTGTTGTAATTGCATTAGTAACTTTCTCTAGCGCATTTATCTGAGTTAAGTTTGTTGAGTATTCGCTAATTGTTTTAATATCGTGTATTTCCACACCCAATAGGGATTCTATTAGAGATAAGGTAGCTTTAAATTGATGTAGGTCAGTCAATTTCATCGAAGCAAGTGTACTCGATATTGCTAAAGCAATCTCTTTTG
Above is a genomic segment from Pseudobutyrivibrio xylanivorans containing:
- a CDS encoding SdpI family protein, which encodes MFFWWFMLINGLLIPGIMILFGWLLWKHGPKDINSFYGYRTKRSRKNVESWQFAQEYFGRLWFKLGLILLPASVIAYIPFIHSSQDVLGTAGLIIMVVQMAIILWPIIPTEINLKKNF
- a CDS encoding AraC family transcriptional regulator yields the protein MLFSQLELIYQIYGVPISVFDLDGTSKKLIPDKNFNSAFKLSDIPEWTHFSSFTNQVCCLVTDSLLLLGFIPDFSNKQIIVLGPATTVEMNSVSLKHFTGQISSSYSKEIALAISSTLASMKLTDLHQFKATLSLIESLLGVEIHDIKTISEYSTNLTQINALEKVTNAITTEITFDDHDYTDTDIQDRILFYISHGMVENLENLVIPEQFMESMNRLSLRYAKNSLIVLNSLSQRAALSAGVPLRSTDSLGRAFSDQIESSPDVESLIQLSARMFIPAAYARLVRDVNIPGNTSRDIRTIIIYVQNHFREQITVKKLAELVNLSEEHLSRKFKSETGMTLKSFIVKEKIHEAEALLRFTDLSLSSISEILSFSSQSWFQTAFKKQTGKTPKEYRKEA